The stretch of DNA TCTCACCGCCTGATTAAAAACTGCAGGCGGAGAGAAGTGGAGCAAATGACCATTCCCTTAGGGTAGAAGAAGGAGATGATAAAGATCCCCACCAAAGTGTCTGAGATGGCTGTGCCTAAATTGCACAGTATGCCTCTAAAAATATTTACCAATCAACGCAGTGTTAGTGAGCCTAcaattaagggcaagggcacaagaAGCGTATCCAACGCTTCTTTCTACCTTCAGTTTTAATTAGGCAGAGGGATGCATTTTAATCAGTTTCTGAAAATTACAGCTTCTGTCTGTGTGCAATTCCACAGAGCAAAAATTGGCCTAAAGATGccagttttcacatttttaaaggggacctgtcactctgataaataactccaaattattttctatattgttagttgagcaaaataaactttactttctctagataaataatataaatcttgtttccttctgtcttggaattactcaatcaaagcaagcaggccggcaccattttgtggacactgttatgaagtcaagctttgtatcatgccaaaatctagTTTATTTgctagaatgggggaccagatgcccatgccctggctacacaattagatgatgatgaggagggaggggaaagtgagatgtgcagtgacatctaggtagtgctgaatggaaagctaaagttattgtctgccccgcctctatacctaaggaatagaggcggggcaagcaatatatgattgacagctgggattttgaatTGCCTTTATattgggtttgaatgtgttaatataaaaataaatttgtgtttcatgtttaatttgaaaagaacttttattatactgctttctatgtctgggtgacaggtccactttaagggcgAACATCTCTTTTGTTCTTTTAATAGTTCAACTATTGCTTTGATATTAAGTGGCTAGTGAAACAATATCCTGAAGAATTTAGGTgagtttattttgtttctctttctctgtttGTCCACAGAACTTTTTAAAGActataaaatgtgatttattaCAGTATTGTAGGCTTTGTGTACACCTTCATTTTTCTGGTGCATTGCAATCTGATTGTGACAACATAACATTGATCTGCATGTTCTGCTTTGATTtttgagcaaatgtttttggcaggcatggattccacattttgccatatGGCACTTTTTTttgcgaaaaagttgcagttgcattaaaaaaagtcatgtggtagccacattttacaaatttttgagcagttttgtgaatttttctgcaaagcgaaacaagactgatttgctcatcactatttacaaggCTTTAATGTATTATACACTTATACAGTAATGATACCTTAAAAAATATGCATTCATCTGTTTGGCATATCTATATATTAAATCAATTGCAGTAAAGTAATTTTATTGTTGCTTAGGTGTAACTGAATAAGTGCAGTTTAGAAAAATAAGATCATTAGGGGCAAAGAAAAACTTTTCAGGAGCTGGTGAAAAATATAGTTTCTGCAGCAAGTCTTATTGGATTGTAGACTTTCACCTTAAATATTGTAGAAAACTTGCTGCAGTGAGTTGTGTTGTAGCTACCTGCAACACCTAATTATTGTTGACATTCCTTTTTAAAATGCCTATAGGAATTAATGAAAACTCATAAAGCAGCAACTAAGATAGAGAATAATGTGTGTAGTACAATTCCTGGTGTACACAGCCTAATAAATTATCTTTCTTTCTGCTTGTTGTTTTATTACAAGACTATGTATTAATCTAACAAAATATTtgattattgtgtttatttaatttggCTTACCAAatgacttttacttttttttaatgtggctgCTTAGAATTCAAAAACCATTATTAGGAGAAAATACAGATTTGTCATTTACTGTGGCCTTGTTGATAAAAAAGACTAATAACACTTATTGCTCTTTGTTTGGGGAAAGAGACAAGCCACTGCTTATTGTTCATGGTGAGAAGAGAGAATCAAAAGCTAAACTACATGAGGATGCTCACCCTTACGAACACATCCGTCTGTGTCAGGTATCAgtcatttttgtagtttttgtttttttccttttaatcaaATCACAATGACATTCTAATACATAAAAGTGTTGTTCATATCTACTACATGGAACACCTTTTGCCTGGGCACACACTATGCCTCGTCTTGGCTTCACCCACATAAGTACAATTGGCTAAGTATGAAGTTGGTTGTGCTTCCTCCTCAGAGTTATCAGAGATTAAAAAAGTAAATGGTattagtagaaaaaaaaacccaacatagtATGATGATATTTTGGATGATATTTACAGTAACCCTATGCACAGCAGTGTTAGCAAGCCAAAGAATGCATGCTGAGATTCTCTGAGCTTAGGAGCAGCTAGGCATGCAGAAACAGCTTTAGGGAAAAAGAGTAACAGGTTCCCTTTGCCACACTCATTTGCAGtctttcctcttctttcttcttctgtggTCTCCTTAGTTAAATAAAAAAGGCTATGTactaaaataaagaaaagtatgtgtaaaatatatttatataaattatcacTTTAAAATAGTCTAAAGGAAAAGTTTCCAGTTCCTTACAGATTATTGAAAGAGAAATTGTTAAAATGAATTGGTCATAAAGTATTATTCATTGGGTTgctgcaatttattttatttcccctAGAGGGCAGACTCTGATGCTAATTGGCTTGTCTTGAAGTCATCTTCCAAACTAATTTCTaatacttttttttcccctgtagGCCAAGTTGGATATCGCCTTTGGGACCCACCACACGTAAGTTTTATTAACAGTGGACAAATACAATAAAGAAATCTAAACCACCTGTGCACTTTAGATGAATGACACtgtacttaaaggacatggaaaggcaaagtcacttgggggtgccaaaaccaAGTGACTTaggatttccttgtcctttaatgcacagAGAGCAACTTCCCTTTTGGTTTAGCAAGCATTTACCTTAAGATAAATATGCTCCCAGTGTAATTATTCTGTTAGAGCTTTAGATCATATAATTACAGCTAACGGGGATATTAGAATCCTCTATATTGCAATGGATGGCAttaattttttatacaaaaaattgAATTGCCATTTTCCTGATTGCACCTTGTTAAGTACACGCTACTAATATGAAGCAAAGCATGTAGATTTCCTCATCAGCCTGCTTAAAGCAGCTTGTGTCTGTCCAAACGATAGCCAGCTGTTATTTATTATGTACTTAAGAAAATCTGTAACGAGCCTTGACTTCCAGTGCTTTACTATGAATAAAGGACTGCAcacctatataaaataaatgtgggATAATGCTGTGTGAAATAATGCttcttttcttttgattttgtttgttttttattttaagtttctTACTAAAAAGAGTGACCGTATAATCATGCTTCTGGTAGAAGATTCCATTACTTACTGTACCCCCCAGCAAGGTGCTGAGACATAGAGAATAACAGCAATTTGTGGTCCTCTAGCAGATCAACAACAATTGAAATGCTAcactttaaagtaaaactataccctcaaacaatgtaggtctctataaaacatattgcataaaaagctcatatgtaaaaccctgcttcatctaaataaatgattttcataaaaacatactttttcattagtatgtgctattgggtactcatAAATAgacaattgccattttaagatttaagggccgcctcctgggatcataggattcgcagaggacacaaacaagccaaggcacacatgcatgctaggccacatcagccaatgaatggacagagttctgccttttgctttcagtttgacgagattctttaataggtcagtaGGTATATCAGCCCTTATTAGTAGCTTTTTTTCTCACCAGCCTCCATTAGATGCTGCCGCTTTTAAATACCCTAGCCCCAttactgtatttgtgtgtataaATCAGTGCAAGCAGGCCTCTAGTCTGTACGCATCTGAATGGATCTATGTATTTTCCCTTTTACCTCATTTGAGTTTCAAGTGCTTGTCTCCTGGCAACCACACAAAAAAGAGGAACATCTTGTTACAATCTGCGCATACACTCTGTTAAAGTAATTCTCTTTCTGTTTTTTGAATTATCGCAGTCATCAATTTCTGGCATTTCTTCAATATTGTGCAGTCCTGGGAACGTTTATGTTCTGCTAAGTAGGGAAGTTATAAATGATAAAGGCTGTACTGTGATGCAGAATGTGTCCACTGAATAATCTTTTCCAGGGGTCACTGTAAAACCCAGAAGTATAGCATTTACCATGTGGCAAATGTAGGGTTTCATGGGTTATTATCATCACTCCTGGCTGTCATGTATGAAGCATAGTGAAACTACTTTTGACCTTAGTAGTCACTAGTGTGTGCAGTTGGAAAAACTGCTTTGTATTGTAatgggacttaaaaaaaaaaatttaattgcattTATGGATGAAGTCCAGTTGTTGAAGTGCAAACCAACATCTctatttcaaaattatattttttaattctgttgTTCTATCTTGCCAAAAACAATTCCTTTGTGCAACTTTTTGTTTTATGCCTCTGCatattaaatttaaacatattattTCTGAATTCATTGAACTACACACTATTAGAGGGGGTGACTGTTAAGGTTTGCTTGTTTAGCAGAATACTATGTTATGAAGTACTGGACTCCTATACTGGTACTGGTGCCCCAGCTGGTCtcttactagggttgccacctgtccggttttggcTAGATTGTcaaggtcaaaactgcctgcctggtttccccaatttgaaaaactgggcaggacaCTTTCAGGCCGAGCGCCACGTCATAGCCCACGTGATGTCATGCTCCCGCCCAGAAAAGTCATgccctgcccccctgcatgggGTTAGCCAtggcaaaaggtggcaaccctatcccttTCTGACATGTATATTGGCTGCTGCTCTTCGAAGCTGAGCCACAGGATAATACCAAAGGAGGATACCAATGGAGGATAATACCAATGATTTTTCCCTCTGTCTGTGTTCCCTGCTAACCCCATAAATTCAGCTGCAGACAGTAGCCAAAGGGGCTACTTGAAGCCTGTCCCATAAACTGGTACTGGATCATTAGCATTTCTGCTGtgactgaaggtggccatacatgggcagatttcaactctgattggggtccttcagaccactttggcagcttatctgcccgtgtatgggcacccccgacaggccttcccgaccaacatctggcctaaaattggccaaatcTCCATCAGGCAGGTCAGATTGGGGGCCCCAAATGAGCGGATCGCACTGtgtatgtaatatgtaatgtAAATAGCTAAAACTTCTAGCTCTCTGGTTATGTGGCTGGCATGGACATATAACTTTTTATCTGTGTAATTAAAGGGGATCCAAACAACATTTTAAACTGATTTAAATTTGCACAGAGTGGTCCTCTGGCTACTTTTGTAAATCATTTTCGGATTTAATGATCTttcagatattagcagttttagtcTGCTAATTAGACTTCTAATACTAGGCTTGGCTCAACAGCTCTTTTGAGGGCCCAGAGTGTCAATGACCTGGATTTCTGACTCTTGGACAATCACAAGCTAAAATCCTGCTAATAGCAATCTAATAATCAATTATCTCAAACtcctaaaaatagaaaatgaatgtaaattgcaagtgCTCAGAGAAGCATCTTGAGTACGTTTACATACTctgcaaataaatgtatttcttttttaatattgGGAAAGAACGTAGCTTCCTGTAAACCGAAACCAACTAATTATGGGGGActtgtaactttttttaaaataacattactTTTAATTAAGCtgtaatgctgtttttttgtaaaGGAAAATGATGTTGCTGTTGTACACAGAGGGTCTTAGAGTTGTAATCCATACCAGTAACCTTATCCATGAAGATTGGTACCAGAAAACACAAGGGTATgtactaaactttttttttttttttactgtttcaaCTGCTGACAGTGGGTACCCTCATATGCATATAGTGAATAGTGTAATGATACAGTAGCTTGGCATAATTAATTGCTCTATACTGCGATAGAAAAATTGATATACAGAATGATGACTccctattattacatatttatcaCACTAAATGATTCTGGaccttttaaaggaaatgtaaatctTTAAAACAACTACTTGTCTTAGCGCTTTtgctgtttacattatttttgtcTAGATAtcaagatacaggtatggaatccattatccggaaacctgttatccggaaagctccaaattatgagaaggcaaTATTCCATAgtctccattgtaatcaaataattcagatttttaaaaattaatttcctttttctctgtaataatcaagcttgtacttgatcctaactaagatataattaatccttgttgaaagcaaaacaatctttATGGagttaaatgattttctagtagatttaggttatggagatccaaattatggaagtatctcttatctggaaaaccccaagactggagcattcaggataacaggtgtACCTGTATTATCaatttttatactgctaatacATTGAACTCAAACAACAGCACAACTTGCTGGTCAGTTTTGCTGACTGAGATGACAGGAGAAAACTTTAGAAGAAGCTGATGTTTCTCTGCTTATTGAAGACTAGAAAAAAGTCATCTAAGTGGAGTAATATCAAAATGTTTCTACTTCTTCCTCAGGCAAAACTGACTAGAAGTGAAGCTGTTTTTTCAATTTGATCATAGTAGCATTTAAAAACTTCAtggcaattttacattaatttgttacaagggtttatatttcctttaataaatgaagtATTAGGGAATTTGAGTAAATACATGTCTTCTCATGTGTCTTCCCTTGTTGCTCTCACAACTGTATTGCCACTTTAGTCTGCCTCGTGTTTCCAAGCAATTACATGCTCTCTCGTGTGCTCTCAAGTACAAAAGTACAACTACTGTCTTGGGTTCAGAGAACAGTGGAATTGTTATTGAATCATGCTTATGTGTTTGgatttggagattttttttttttatgagccaGTATGTCTAAATTGACTCTGTGGTGTCTTTGTCCTGGTTTAGATTTCTCCTGCTGACTGTAGTTCTGTCATCTAAAAGCTTTGTCCTCTGTTCTCCGCAATCTGTGATGGTTTCTTTCAGTGCCATCTTGAGAAGCATTACTTGTGTCATAATGCAATTCCCAGCTTCTAGCTTTCTTCCTTTATGCTCATTATTTGACCCTCTTATTTTCACACTGTGTTCTGCAATTCTCACTCTTcacatcttatctctttttctttctAACAGTAGAACTGCAGAGTACAACCTTGCCTTACTTTAGGGAGCCATTTAACTCTCCAGACTGCCTAATATCTTTTTTGGAAGTATTTCCAGTCTAAGAGTGCACAATAGGGCTGACAGTAGTAATACTACTTCAGTGGTGTGAACGCACAGGGGAGTATACATGCCACTTAGTAAACATTTAGTAAAAGTTACCATGGCCTCCCCTCATTAATGTGAAAACATCATTTAGATATAGTATTATTGCAGCTCCTGCTCAGTAAATAAAACATACAGATAAATAAGAGACTATGCAAAAAAACCTTTGAGAAACTGAATCTAGTTACACTGACTGATATAAGCTGACGTTACATCCCTGTCAGACTGAGTCGGCAGCTTGTCTGATACTCTTAGGagtacttttttatatttaaatgttgctcacaggttaaaaaggctGAGGACCCCTgtcacatatttttaaaaaattctgttttgttttgtcttCAGTATTTGGTTAAGCCCATTGTATCCTCGGCTTCCTGAAGGAGCTTCGGTTTCTGCAGGTGAATCTTCTACAAATTTTCGATCTGACCTTGTAGCATATTTAGCCTCTTACAATTCTCCGAGCCTAAGAGAGTGGATGGATATCATTAAGCAGCATGATCTCTCAGAAACAAGGTTTGTACATTGCATTGGGGTCGGTTACTAATTTGTACAGACAAATTTTGTCTAATGCCTGAAGCAGTTTATAGCAATATGTCCCAGAGGAAAAAGTATGACAACAGAGGCAgagtttattttacaaaataaaataattgttattaGAGCATTGCATGCAACAACTTAGCAAACTTGATACAGTGCACATTATGTTGCATATTCACATGCCACATTTCAAGTCCATTAGCCCTAATTTGATAAGGCAATTCACTGCCATAAGTAGAAAATTTAAGTACAATGGTTTCCCTATCTGCATGTTTAACATGTTTTCTTGAAGATATGAGAATTTCCTTTATAATAATCTTCCAATATACTCATTATGATCAGTTTGTAAACACAAAGTTAATTTCCAATATTATCCTTTAAACAGATCACTATTCTCCTCGTCCTGTTCAGGGTATATAAAATGCAGTGCATCTACACCTCTTGTTCAGGGGGGTATCAATATATCATGTAGAGAATTAAAGCCGAGACTGCGTTTGACAAAGTGTTGAGACAAGCACTTCTGCGTCTGGCATACTTGCCTAGTTCAACCTGTGCCTACTGTTTATTTGGTATTATTTCCATCCCCCAAATTATTTAGCTATCATCTTTGTCAGGTGCACTGTCTGAATAGAACACAGCAGAATGCCTGTAGGTACAATCCCTTTAAGTGATCTCCAAATACTGGACCACAGGTTGACCTCATATGTCTGTCATATAACTTTTTTGAGACTAACATACAaactaacactatggggcacatttatcaaagtccaaatttcggacCTTATATAGTATgagtacaaaaaatttgtattattagcgaaaatgtgcataaatgttacaaaaaaatcgtattgttgcgatCCGAAGATATCATGGTACGATATGAAAGTTATGAAATTCCGAACAATTGGAAATGGCGTTAAAAtctttctgattttgatccttctgtgcatgattttggaagcctcgcataggactcagtggcagtctgcaactccaacctgttTAAAGGAAAGTcgtgatactgaagcttgaatgaattacgaaACTTTCATCTCTTTGTGACAAaaacgattttgttgcacaaattgtcacaaagtatgaaaaagttgcgcaatttaatgaaaatatcgtagaaaatacgcagttctgaaacttaaaaaaaatcctaatttttagtattcggactcaatcatacacagggctgtggagtcggtagataaattctccgactcctcagtttctgatactcccgactccgactccacgactccgactcctctgtttttaatatgctaatgcagtgctgtccaactggcggcccactttaaatggtatcagtactgagattaactgcatggttctcacctcagatatatatataattttagggTTTAGGTCTTTAGGCAGAGAAAAGTATGTTTATTAGTGAATGCAACATTAGTATATTGCAACAAGAACTTTAAGTTACTGTGATAGTGTATCTTATTTGTGCATCTTTTATAGATGATTACTGAAAAGCTTACAATTGCAGGGTATACCTAATTGGATCAACACCAGGAAGATTTCAAGGAAATGACAAAGATAAATGGGGACATTTCCGTTTGAGAAAGGTACTGGTGCATGTTGTTTTTTTTGGGTTTAGCTGTGTCCTGTTTTGCATCTAAAATTAAAGTGGGGAAAACCTTAATATAATGCTAAGTTTTGATGACAATTACCATTGGAACAATGTATCAGTAGTCGGCTCCTTCAGctaagactccagttcccacaaagCTTTGGATGCTCTTTATATTAAAATACTTTAATTCAAAGAAATGTAAGGCATTTTGCgcactaaaatgttttaatggAAGGTGTAATGTTGCTTGAAATTCAATtcacttttattatgcaaaatattGTATTTGGTGGTACTGCCCATTAGTGCTAGGTTTTTGGTGGTGGCAATTGTTGTTTTCTTATTTGCTCTATACTCTCTCTCCTAGCTATTAAGAGAAAACACATCTGCAGCACCAGGGCAGGAAACATGGCCAGTGATTGGACAGTTTTCAAGCATAGGATCCATGGGTGTGGACAAAACCAAGTGGCTATGCTCAGAATTCACTGAAAGTCTGACAACCCTGGGAAAAAGCATCAAAAGTCTACAGAAACCTGAGATTCCTCTGCATCTGGTAACCCTTTATCCTAATAGTGAAACATTTTTTGACATAGTGGGTAAAGTATCCAGTATAACAAGCATATATTTATGCTTCCCTAAGGTCCATTACTGTTCTCCCTCAAGCAGTAGGAAGTAGGGTAAACACATCACAGCTGTATTTCCAGTCTCCTGTCAGTATTATGGCTACTATAGTTTGACTGAGGCTTCAGGCTGCGAACGTCAGTCATATGTATTTTTAATTGGTCAAATGCTGCTCTGTCCAAACTAAGTGGTCTGATTTTGTTTAAATAATCCTAACTTGTCCTTTGAAAATGCAATAGTTAAGCCAGAAAATAGACAATTTATTACTGTGCTGTCTGCTGTGTAATGAATATAGTTCTGTGATAACCGTtgtgatttatgtttttttatcccCTCAATCTTTgctcaaattacaaaaaaataaataaaaatatgtatcaaGATGacatagaagccaatgggaagaTTATCATCAGCattcttcttttctgctgttttgcactctttgtgattttttttaatggttttgatAAATACATCCCTTAGTGTACCCATTGATACATGCACTTCTAAAAATAACCCATGGGAATAAAAAGAAAGGGGCTAAACCTTTCTGCAGTAAAATCTAATCTcatatattgataaatctgcccttattgATCAGCTAGAGCATAAACACATTCCTCTGAACTTTTAACTAGAAATTTACtatgtttttttgtatgttgTTTTTCAGATATATCCCTCTGTTGATAATGTAAGAACTAGCTTAGAAGGATACCCTGGTAGGTACATAACAGAATAACTAGGAAACCATGCTTTGTTGCTGCTGTAAAATATATGATAGAAGCCACTGTGTTATGTCATGTAGTGCTACAAGATTTGTGTTCTGCTGACTTGCAGTTATGACACATAAAAGATACATGTGTTATACAGAGCTAAAAAAATGGATGTTTTAGTTTTATACTGTTACTCACAGACACAAATATTGATTGGTCTTACTTAGCACTGCTAAGTACTTTGCAATCTAAGTGAGTAAGGAAAGCTTCTCTAAGGAGAAGGAAATCTGCTGGTGCAGTTTTATCCCAATAGATTAGCTACAATAAGGCAAGCTAGAACTCTAAATTTTAGATTGCTTTACGATACCGGAGTAAACAGCACTCAAAGgtctctctgtttaagatagcagctaccattttagttTGGCCTGACTTCACTTCGTGCCTGCATCTCTGCTCTGGGCTCAGATAAGAGCAGAGAGGTGAGGGGAGGAGGGGAAAGGGATGAGGAGGGAAGCAAACTGAGGATGGTCAAGCACGAGCCCTGGAgatttaaattgaaagaaggaagtctgataccgaagaacatgtgtacagaatagaaggaaagaaatggtGTGTTTATTTTGTCAGAGGGCCCATTACTCATCATTGCTGTGAGTGTTTTTTAGGGAATGCGCCGAATCCAGGATTGggatccaaatccttaaaatcacgtaactttttgtcacataaacacagaagttgagaAATTTTCTCTGAAGTGCTTCCACGactatttgcatatgcaaaaatgCTCGGTgtttggccgaatctttcatgaaggattcagggttcaactggatcccaaaataatggatttggttcatccctattgtatttacatagacctttctgttaaagcttacttagttataaactttccttctcctttatgatTCATCcattttccttctcatttaagaatcTTTACTATGCTCGATTATTGGCCAAACAGTCTATTTAGCCCAATTTGTCACACCGGCTGGGTGTTAATGATGCACAGATTTGgctattgtttttaaaatggtTCCCCTAAGCATACCTAAACTAAACACAATAAGAACTATACAAATTTCAAGTGTATTCTTAATTTCTTGATAACAATGCAAAAGTTAGTTATTGCGTAGTATTTACAGCTGAGCACTAATCAAcctcttattgttttctgttccaAAATTCTGTTATTTTGCAGCTGGTGGCTCATTGCCTTATAGCATTCAGACTGCTCAAAAACAGCCGTGGCTGCATTCCTATTTCCAGTGAGTACTTGCCACATATTACCTGAGGCGTTTGTTACACCGTTTTGGGGTAATTTTTCAGTGTTTAGATCAGGCAGGGGTATTTACTAATAAGATAACATATATTTAAGGATAATTGAAGCTTGttggttatatttttttaaagcaaaagtcaTCAATgcaagcacatttttttgcgtatgtattttttattgtcaAAATAGTTACTTGTAATTTTTCAGTTTTTGATGTTGCTAATGTAGTGGAATCAAAACTACATATCTACCAAACTAATGTCTATTTGCCTGTTGCATGTAACAGCTGCTGATATATATTGTGCAAACATATTAAACTGACAATCCTCCTTCAGTTCACAATTTGCCTTGTCATCCTGAGCCAGCTGTCCTCAGCAGCTGAAAAAAAAGTTTCACATGCCAGAAATACCTAGTCCAGCCCAACAATATAAACCAGGGATATTCAAAATACTACCCTCCAGCTATTGTCAGACAACAGTTCCCTAAAGAGTAGCAACTTTAAAGGAATTACAGCTGCTAGCTGGACATCCCTGCTTATCAGTAGCAGTTTGATTCTCTATTCTTGCCTACTATTAATGCCTAAAATCTTAGGTTTTCACATTCACAGACACATTGTTTTGTGACTTGGTAGAATTTAGGATACTTTTCAGACTGACAGGgggagctgttttttttttttttttttatatatttttaaaatcttttctttatatagattttttttgtcactgttGTTATTCTGATtcttgtaaaaaatgtaatttaataagaTCCTCTTTGGATTTGCAGTAAGTGGAAAGCAGAAACCTCGAGACGTAGCCAAGCAATGCCCCACATCAAAACATACATGAGGTTATCTCCAGATTCCCAGCACCTGGCATGGTTTTTAGTTACTAGGTAAAAACTGTTTTtgaatacctgtactacaaattcAAGGTAATTACAATAGAGTTTAGCCACTCTTGTTATGAACCATGGATTCAAGCTTTTTTGACATTTAAATAgcttttcatttaatatttacTGTTTCCCTGTGCTATGGGGAGAGTGACCCAACAAACACAaaatttatttgattttaatAGATCTTGTTCTCCTAATTTCATAATTTTATGACCAAATCTGTTTGGTCATAAAATACTAGTTATGATAATACAGTTTATTCTATTCTAACATTCTACTAGCTGACACTACACAGCAAGTTTTATTGAACTTTTGAGTCCCCAAACCTAGCTTTATATTATAAATAGGGGGCAGCTCAAACTTGCAATATCCTAGGTTAAGTAAAACTATTTGTAATTGTATTATGTTACAGATTCCTAATTAAGTAGTGTTCCTCAAGC from Xenopus tropicalis strain Nigerian chromosome 8, UCB_Xtro_10.0, whole genome shotgun sequence encodes:
- the tdp1 gene encoding tyrosyl-DNA phosphodiesterase 1 isoform X2; this translates as MSKKELIPAKKIKTETEVSGWCLSSSDEESKPTQVEQKGNIKADKIEVLVQSKKIQENIEVKQKKCKTPSDSQDTWDLLQAGEPFRFYLTKVMGIKPKYNSGALHIKDILSPLFGTLVSSAQFNYCFDIKWLVKQYPEEFRDKPLLIVHGEKRESKAKLHEDAHPYEHIRLCQAKLDIAFGTHHTKMMLLLYTEGLRVVIHTSNLIHEDWYQKTQGIWLSPLYPRLPEGASVSAGESSTNFRSDLVAYLASYNSPSLREWMDIIKQHDLSETRVYLIGSTPGRFQGNDKDKWGHFRLRKLLRENTSAAPGQETWPVIGQFSSIGSMGVDKTKWLCSEFTESLTTLGKSIKSLQKPEIPLHLIYPSVDNVRTSLEGYPAGGSLPYSIQTAQKQPWLHSYFHKWKAETSRRSQAMPHIKTYMRLSPDSQHLAWFLVTSANLSKAAWGSLEKNGAQLFIRSYELGVLFLPSAFETNTFNVKLNIYASNEPSSNAFPVPYDLPPEHYGAKDRPWVWNIPYVNAPDTHGNIWCPP
- the tdp1 gene encoding tyrosyl-DNA phosphodiesterase 1 (The RefSeq protein has 1 substitution compared to this genomic sequence) is translated as MDRTSASQQSNYGKWTLSSSEDETEDSGIPSPPSSSRESRDSVPHYPCSDARKASHKRKANPVKFKEMSKKELIPAKKIKTETEVSGWCLSSSDEESKPTQVEQKGNIKADKIEVLVQSKKIQENIEVKQKKCKTPSDSQDTWDLLQAGEPFRFYLTKVMGIKPKYNSGALHIKDILSPLFGTLVSSAQFNYCFDIKWLVKQYPEEFRDKPLLIVHGEKRESKAKLHEDAHPYEHIRLCQAKLDIAFGTHHTKMMLLLYTEGLRVVIHTSNLIHEDWYQKTQGIWLSPLYPRLPEGASVSAGESSTNFRSDLVAYLASYNSPSLREWMDIIKQHDLSETRVYLIGSTPGRFQGNDKDKWGHFRLRKLLRENTSAAPGQETWPVIGQFSSIGSMGVDKTKWLCSEFTESLTTLGKSIKSLQKTEIPLHLIYPSVDNVRTSLEGYPAGGSLPYSIQTAQKQPWLHSYFHKWKAETSRRSQAMPHIKTYMRLSPDSQHLAWFLVTSANLSKAAWGSLEKNGAQLFIRSYELGVLFLPSAFETNTFNVKLNIYASNEPSSNAFPVPYDLPPEHYGAKDRPWVWNIPYVNAPDTHGNIWCPP